A stretch of the Psychroserpens sp. Hel_I_66 genome encodes the following:
- a CDS encoding alpha-amylase family glycosyl hydrolase — MKIKLFLILAFIGLYANSQVSFDVGAIEVDQPVTITLDITSTATDCNGFSNPTKVYMHSGIGDNSNAFGFSVTGNYGQDDGIGQMTNNGDGTYSITITPETYYNLTEPQVNSATQIGMVFRNEDGSQELKNNGCSDFIFPVGTVNINITQPNSNVVVLNSGDDLSVSATIAFQGSTTVQGTFEVFYNDVSISTGNCGFPACSTTISNITESGIVRFVGSPPSSSDTGEANFEVYVIGNVIEQAIPANLVDGINYSTDQTKATLVLSAPGKEFIQVAGSFNNYEPTSADAMKRDPSTGKYWLEITGLTPGEVETYQYWVFDTNPVTNSPALVKTADPFSTLVLSPFDDPFISPATYPNLPEYPIGQDREVTVLQTGQTAYNWQVDDFTPPNEEDLIVYEVLVRDFDADRNYQDLIDKIDYFKNLNINAIQLMPVMEYEGNESWGYNTSFHMALDKFYGTEEKFKELIDLCHQNGIAVILDVALNHAFGRNPMVRMWMNDPDGDGWGEPSSDSPYFNQIPLHSYNVGSDFNHQQPLTQEYTRRVVKHWVEDFKIDGFRWDLTKGFTQNCTASNEGCTNSYQQDRVDVLKQYADYSWSLDPDHYVIFEHLGGENEEKEWANYRFSEGKGIMMWGNITGPYGQLLLGFSSNSNINGVGHKSRSQFNGPRVMGYPESHDEERLMYKASQFGNNTTASHNVRDLNTALSRMSAIGAVTITVPGPKMIWHFAALGMDNSIFTCTNGVVNEPGGTDGDCKLATKPQPQWTENWLGDANRNQIYADWARLIDLKINEPVFEGDYVLNSGTLTPRIDVFDTSIPTTELRNVIVLANFDVVSRTVNTNFPTSGTWFDLMDDTGSTTYSAATVNIAPGQFRIFGNAPSTLSTDDFNIDADFSIYPNPVNTSFKTNKAISSLKIFDITGKLVKTFNGDFTKTDSYDISDLTQSIYLVKIENNNGQILTSKLIKL; from the coding sequence ATGAAAATAAAATTATTTTTAATATTAGCTTTTATAGGTTTATATGCCAATTCACAAGTTTCATTTGACGTTGGTGCCATAGAAGTAGATCAACCAGTAACTATTACACTTGATATTACTAGTACAGCAACAGATTGTAATGGATTTTCTAATCCAACAAAAGTCTATATGCATTCTGGTATTGGAGATAACTCAAATGCTTTTGGGTTTAGTGTTACAGGAAATTATGGTCAAGATGATGGTATCGGTCAAATGACAAATAATGGTGATGGTACATATAGCATTACTATCACTCCAGAAACATATTACAACTTAACCGAACCGCAAGTAAATAGCGCTACCCAAATTGGGATGGTATTTAGAAATGAAGATGGATCCCAAGAATTAAAAAATAATGGTTGTTCTGACTTTATATTTCCGGTAGGGACTGTAAATATCAACATAACACAACCTAATAGTAATGTTGTCGTACTAAACTCCGGTGATGATCTTTCAGTATCAGCTACAATTGCCTTTCAAGGCTCAACAACAGTACAAGGAACTTTTGAAGTGTTTTATAATGACGTTTCTATCTCAACAGGCAATTGTGGTTTTCCAGCTTGTAGCACAACCATTTCTAATATCACAGAGAGTGGTATTGTACGTTTTGTTGGATCGCCTCCAAGTAGTTCTGATACAGGAGAAGCAAATTTTGAAGTCTATGTCATTGGCAACGTAATTGAGCAAGCAATACCTGCCAATTTAGTAGATGGTATCAATTATTCTACAGACCAAACAAAAGCTACTTTAGTACTATCTGCTCCAGGAAAGGAATTTATTCAAGTCGCTGGAAGCTTCAATAACTATGAGCCAACAAGTGCAGATGCCATGAAACGTGATCCTAGTACGGGCAAATATTGGTTAGAAATCACTGGCTTAACTCCTGGAGAAGTTGAAACCTATCAGTATTGGGTATTTGATACTAATCCTGTTACAAATTCTCCTGCTCTTGTAAAAACAGCAGATCCATTTTCAACGTTAGTATTATCGCCATTTGATGATCCATTTATTTCACCTGCTACTTATCCTAATTTACCAGAATATCCAATTGGTCAAGATCGAGAAGTTACTGTGCTACAAACAGGACAAACTGCTTACAATTGGCAAGTTGATGATTTTACTCCTCCAAATGAGGAGGACCTTATTGTTTACGAAGTATTGGTAAGAGATTTTGATGCAGATAGAAACTATCAAGATTTAATTGATAAAATCGATTATTTCAAAAATTTGAACATCAATGCTATTCAATTAATGCCAGTAATGGAATATGAAGGCAATGAAAGTTGGGGTTACAACACATCATTTCACATGGCTCTCGATAAGTTCTATGGAACTGAGGAAAAGTTCAAGGAATTAATTGATTTATGTCACCAAAATGGAATTGCAGTAATTCTCGATGTCGCTTTAAATCATGCCTTCGGAAGAAACCCTATGGTACGTATGTGGATGAATGATCCAGATGGTGATGGTTGGGGAGAACCTAGTAGTGATAGTCCTTACTTTAATCAAATACCGTTACATAGTTATAACGTGGGATCAGATTTTAATCACCAACAGCCCTTAACTCAAGAATATACCCGACGTGTAGTTAAACATTGGGTCGAAGACTTTAAAATTGATGGATTTCGTTGGGATTTAACAAAAGGATTTACACAAAATTGTACAGCTAGCAACGAAGGTTGTACCAATAGCTATCAACAAGACCGAGTCGATGTATTAAAGCAATATGCTGATTATTCATGGTCGTTAGATCCAGATCATTACGTTATTTTTGAGCATTTAGGAGGCGAAAATGAAGAAAAAGAATGGGCAAACTATCGTTTTTCCGAAGGAAAAGGCATCATGATGTGGGGAAATATTACAGGTCCTTACGGTCAACTTTTATTAGGCTTTAGTTCTAATAGTAATATCAATGGTGTTGGTCATAAATCAAGAAGTCAATTTAATGGCCCAAGAGTTATGGGATATCCAGAAAGTCATGATGAAGAACGCTTAATGTATAAAGCCTCACAATTTGGTAATAACACAACCGCTTCACATAACGTAAGAGATCTTAACACAGCATTATCAAGAATGTCTGCAATTGGAGCTGTAACTATTACTGTGCCAGGACCTAAAATGATTTGGCATTTTGCTGCATTAGGGATGGACAATTCTATATTCACATGTACTAACGGTGTCGTAAATGAACCAGGAGGTACAGATGGCGATTGTAAATTAGCCACAAAACCACAACCACAGTGGACAGAAAACTGGTTAGGTGATGCAAATAGAAATCAGATCTATGCTGATTGGGCTCGTTTAATTGATTTAAAAATAAACGAACCAGTATTTGAAGGAGATTACGTACTTAACTCTGGCACTCTAACACCTAGAATTGATGTTTTTGATACATCAATTCCAACTACTGAATTGAGAAATGTAATCGTTTTAGCAAACTTTGATGTGGTTTCGCGAACCGTAAACACCAATTTCCCAACAAGTGGTACATGGTTTGATTTAATGGACGATACTGGAAGCACAACATACTCTGCTGCAACGGTAAACATTGCTCCAGGGCAATTTAGAATATTTGGTAATGCACCATCTACATTAAGTACAGATGATTTTAACATAGATGCAGATTTTAGCATCTACCCTAACCCAGTAAACACATCATTTAAAACAAACAAAGCTATTTCTAGCCTAAAAATATTTGATATCACTGGTAAATTAGTCAAGACTTTTAATGGAGATTTCACAAAGACCGATAGTTATGATATTTCAGATTTAACACAGAGCATATACCTGGTTAAAATTGAAAACAATAACGGTCAAATCTTAACTTCAAAACTTATTAAACTGTAA
- a CDS encoding SusE domain-containing protein, with product MKNIKFLTLLFIALLGFNSCETEDDVVFIANTSELSFSNTFQSEYILTPATAGNLAERFTWNSVETGVPTNVSYELQKSIIGDFSDAELIGTTTANEIAVTVGDMLGFANEAGLDNDPTTTDIPNTGTVSFRLKSVVGDSGEPTFSPVQTLTIVLPEATGVEEAAICEVDTLYAVGAGLPTAGWDWATPVEFACSADGVFSGNVELTSDGDANFRFFTEATNWDSGRNYPFYADDGYTIDPNLENAGDDDSNFKFVGTSGVYFLTMDTNAKTITLSNPEGADSCEVEILYGVGAGLPAAGWDWGTPVQLLCTGDGVWSGNVQFQSTVDNNNFRFFTEATNWDSGRNYPFYADDGYTIDPNLVNAGDDDSNFAFVGTDGTYLLTIDSVNKTITLE from the coding sequence ATGAAAAATATTAAATTTTTAACCCTATTATTTATTGCCCTTTTAGGCTTTAACTCTTGCGAGACAGAAGATGATGTTGTCTTTATCGCAAATACTTCTGAATTAAGTTTCTCTAATACTTTTCAATCAGAATATATTTTAACTCCAGCAACAGCTGGAAACTTAGCAGAGCGTTTTACCTGGAATTCTGTTGAAACAGGTGTACCAACAAACGTATCTTATGAATTACAAAAATCCATCATTGGAGATTTTTCAGATGCTGAACTTATTGGTACTACAACAGCTAATGAAATTGCTGTAACAGTTGGCGATATGTTAGGTTTTGCAAATGAAGCTGGTCTTGACAATGATCCAACTACTACAGATATTCCAAATACAGGTACGGTATCATTTAGATTAAAATCTGTAGTTGGCGATAGTGGAGAGCCGACGTTCTCACCTGTTCAAACATTAACAATCGTACTACCAGAAGCTACAGGTGTAGAAGAAGCTGCAATTTGTGAAGTAGATACATTATATGCTGTAGGTGCTGGTTTACCAACTGCAGGTTGGGATTGGGCAACTCCAGTTGAATTTGCTTGTAGTGCTGACGGTGTCTTTTCTGGTAACGTTGAATTAACCAGTGATGGTGATGCAAACTTTAGATTCTTTACTGAAGCAACAAACTGGGATTCTGGTCGTAACTATCCTTTTTACGCAGATGATGGCTATACTATAGATCCTAATTTAGAAAACGCTGGTGATGATGATTCAAACTTTAAGTTTGTTGGTACATCTGGTGTATATTTCTTAACAATGGATACGAATGCTAAAACAATCACTTTAAGTAATCCTGAAGGTGCAGATAGCTGTGAAGTAGAAATACTTTATGGTGTGGGTGCTGGTTTGCCTGCTGCAGGTTGGGATTGGGGAACTCCAGTTCAACTATTGTGCACTGGTGATGGTGTTTGGTCTGGAAACGTACAGTTTCAAAGTACCGTAGACAACAACAACTTTAGATTCTTTACTGAAGCGACAAACTGGGATTCTGGTCGTAACTACCCTTTTTATGCAGATGATGGTTATACAATCGATCCTAATTTAGTAAATGCAGGTGATGATGATTCAAACTTCGCTTTCGTTGGAACAGATGGTACCTATTTATTGACTATAGATTCAGTAAATAAAACAATCACATTAGAGTAA
- a CDS encoding RagB/SusD family nutrient uptake outer membrane protein, which yields MNTNKYFKAMMKTLKLVFAAFTMILFMQSCESELDLQPEDNRLTADAAFEDPAAYKQFLAKLYAGISLSGQDGPAGNADLQGLDEGFSNYLRLYWKMQELTTDEALIGWNDGTIKDLHGQTWTSGNEFIRTMYSRLFYQVALTNEFLRQTTPAKLDERGVDGDLRTEIQNYRAEARFMRALSYWHAMDLFANVPFVTENDPIGAFLPQQIQRADLFNYIETELLDIEDDIIGARQNEYGRADQAAVWMLLSKLYLNAEVYTGTSRNTEVITYTSNIISAGYEIANNPYFQLFLADNDTNGTQSEVIFPITFDGLNTQSFGGMTFLVHAPVGGAMSASDYGINGGWAGIRTTPTFVEQFPGEENSEDGRALFFTNGQSKEIEATSPFNQGYAVEKFRNVDVNGNPGSDSTGDFIDTDFPMFRLADAYLMYAEAVLRGGGGSQSTAVGYINILRERAYGDMSGNITEGDLNLDFILAERSRELFWEAHRRTDLIRFGQFSDQGVWAFKGNVPQGVTTEAFRDVMPIPASDLGVNTNLQQNEGY from the coding sequence ATGAATACTAATAAATATTTTAAAGCTATGATGAAAACATTGAAATTAGTTTTTGCTGCTTTTACCATGATATTGTTTATGCAATCATGTGAAAGTGAGCTAGACTTGCAGCCTGAAGACAATCGTCTTACAGCAGATGCAGCCTTTGAAGATCCCGCAGCTTACAAACAATTTTTAGCAAAATTGTATGCTGGAATCTCTCTAAGTGGACAAGATGGTCCTGCTGGAAATGCAGATTTACAAGGACTTGATGAAGGTTTCTCCAACTACCTACGTTTGTATTGGAAAATGCAAGAATTAACAACAGACGAAGCATTGATTGGTTGGAACGATGGTACTATTAAAGATTTACATGGTCAAACATGGACATCAGGTAACGAATTTATTCGTACCATGTATAGTCGCCTTTTTTACCAAGTTGCATTAACCAACGAATTTTTACGCCAAACAACTCCCGCTAAATTAGATGAAAGAGGTGTAGATGGTGATTTAAGAACAGAAATCCAAAACTACAGAGCAGAAGCTCGTTTTATGAGAGCTTTGAGTTACTGGCACGCAATGGATTTATTTGCAAACGTACCATTTGTTACAGAAAATGATCCTATTGGAGCATTCTTACCACAACAAATTCAACGTGCAGATTTATTCAATTACATAGAAACCGAACTTCTAGATATTGAAGATGATATCATTGGAGCAAGACAAAATGAATATGGTCGTGCAGACCAAGCAGCAGTTTGGATGTTATTATCAAAATTATATTTAAATGCTGAAGTATATACTGGAACTTCAAGAAATACTGAAGTAATAACTTATACTAGTAATATTATTAGTGCAGGATATGAAATTGCAAATAATCCTTATTTCCAGTTATTTCTAGCAGATAATGATACAAACGGTACACAAAGCGAAGTTATTTTTCCAATTACTTTTGATGGTTTAAATACTCAATCTTTTGGCGGAATGACATTTTTAGTTCACGCTCCAGTTGGAGGAGCAATGAGTGCTAGTGATTATGGTATAAATGGCGGATGGGCTGGAATAAGAACAACACCTACATTTGTTGAGCAATTTCCAGGAGAGGAAAACTCTGAAGATGGTAGAGCATTGTTTTTCACCAATGGTCAATCAAAAGAAATTGAAGCTACATCTCCTTTTAACCAAGGATATGCAGTTGAGAAATTTAGAAACGTAGACGTAAATGGCAATCCAGGATCAGATTCTACTGGTGATTTTATAGATACAGATTTTCCAATGTTTAGACTGGCAGATGCTTATCTAATGTATGCAGAAGCAGTTTTACGTGGAGGAGGCGGAAGTCAATCTACAGCAGTTGGATATATAAATATTTTGAGAGAAAGAGCTTATGGAGACATGAGTGGAAATATTACTGAAGGTGACTTAAATCTTGATTTTATTCTTGCTGAAAGATCTCGCGAACTATTTTGGGAAGCACATAGAAGAACAGATTTAATTCGTTTCGGACAATTCTCAGACCAAGGTGTTTGGGCTTTTAAAGGAAATGTACCACAAGGTGTAACTACCGAAGCTTTTAGAGATGTAATGCCAATTCCTGCATCAGATCTTGGAGTTAATACTAATTTACAACAAAACGAAGGATACTAA
- a CDS encoding SusC/RagA family TonB-linked outer membrane protein yields the protein MKTFLNSLFVLAFLLPATIFGQAQVSGTVTDEANALPLPGVNILVKGTTTGASTDFDGKYSISVNQGDILVFSYLGYSTKEVTYTGQSPFNVTLSEDAGQLDEVVLIGYGSTTKQDATGAVEQISDKEFNRGAIVAPEQLLAGKAAGVRVTPNGGAPGEGADIRIRGGSSLSATNSPLIVVDGLPLDQRGVQGVRGQLNAINPNDIEDFVVLKDAAATAIYGSRASNGVILITTKKGKANSPLTFEYDLKASVQEVTDYVDVLNAAQFRAIAETADGFDASILGNADTNWQDEIFTTAIGAIHNFTVSKGYENFNFRVNLNHASQQGVLIGDLYERNAINTSFVQRLLNNDLKLTLTAKGNIDEYKFAQGGAIGAAVAYDPTQSPLNPNGTFFNFVGETLAPINPLFTLENNINRSRNKRFISNFNVDYKLWFLKELRFNMNAGIDYSELDGKEFNAANPLNPEAFAFRNIYTGIDRNTSLDFYFNYKKDIESLETNIDLTAGHAYQEFYRQSGGRDTGGNGIFQDRFANVNRNTLESYFARASFDIKDRYLVSLTYRRDGSSRFSEDNRWSGFAGGSIGWKIINEDFMQDSFFSNLKLRAGYGQQGQQEIGLNYAYLGLYTPGTQDAAVQIGDQFLTTLRPEEFDEDLKWEETSQYNLALDFGFFNNRLTGTIDGYYKDTEDLLATVPTAAGSNLSDLLLTNVGSTRSRGLEFSLNGILVQSENFNWDAGFNITLQEYEITKLNLSGDPNFFLPQGGISGGVGNNIQLWKPGFDPTTFFVFRQVYDTNGNPIEGAYVDVNGDNQITEADRQAYKKATPDVYGGFTNNLSYKNFDFSFTFRYSLGNYMYNNVASDRGNTTTITNAPGNYYPNAHVSVLDTGFQNQNLFSDLYIERADFVKLDNISIGYLIPFDNINLRASFTATNVLTITKYDGIDPEINNGIDNNFYPRPQTYVLGLNFAF from the coding sequence ATGAAGACATTTTTAAATAGCTTATTCGTACTAGCATTTTTATTACCTGCAACAATTTTTGGGCAAGCCCAAGTTTCAGGTACTGTTACAGATGAAGCTAACGCATTACCACTACCAGGAGTAAATATTCTTGTGAAAGGAACTACAACTGGAGCCTCTACCGATTTTGATGGAAAGTATTCAATTTCTGTAAATCAAGGCGATATTCTAGTATTTTCATATTTAGGATATTCAACAAAAGAAGTTACTTACACAGGACAATCTCCATTTAACGTTACACTATCTGAAGACGCAGGTCAACTAGATGAAGTCGTTTTAATTGGGTACGGTTCAACAACCAAACAAGATGCAACTGGAGCAGTTGAGCAAATAAGTGATAAAGAATTTAATAGAGGAGCTATCGTTGCTCCAGAACAATTATTAGCAGGTAAAGCTGCTGGTGTTAGAGTAACGCCTAATGGTGGTGCTCCTGGTGAAGGTGCAGATATTAGAATCCGTGGTGGTTCTTCGCTTTCAGCAACAAATTCACCATTAATTGTTGTAGATGGGTTACCATTAGATCAACGAGGTGTTCAAGGTGTTAGAGGGCAATTAAATGCTATTAACCCAAATGATATTGAAGACTTTGTGGTTCTAAAAGATGCTGCAGCAACTGCAATATATGGTTCTAGAGCATCTAATGGTGTTATTTTAATTACCACCAAAAAAGGTAAAGCTAATAGTCCATTAACGTTTGAATACGATTTAAAGGCTTCTGTTCAAGAGGTAACAGATTATGTTGATGTGCTGAATGCAGCGCAGTTTAGAGCTATTGCGGAAACTGCAGATGGTTTTGATGCAAGTATTTTAGGAAATGCAGATACTAACTGGCAAGATGAGATATTTACAACTGCTATTGGAGCAATACATAACTTTACAGTTTCTAAAGGTTACGAGAACTTCAATTTTAGAGTGAATTTAAACCACGCATCGCAACAAGGTGTTTTAATTGGAGACCTTTATGAGCGTAATGCAATAAACACCTCATTTGTACAACGTTTATTAAACAATGATTTAAAATTAACATTAACTGCAAAAGGAAATATTGATGAATATAAATTTGCTCAAGGAGGTGCAATAGGTGCAGCAGTAGCTTATGATCCTACACAGTCACCGTTAAACCCTAATGGGACTTTTTTCAACTTTGTTGGAGAAACATTAGCACCTATAAATCCATTATTTACTTTAGAAAACAATATTAATAGATCTAGAAATAAACGATTTATTTCCAATTTTAATGTGGATTATAAATTATGGTTTTTAAAAGAACTTAGATTTAACATGAATGCTGGTATCGATTATTCTGAACTTGACGGTAAAGAATTTAATGCTGCTAACCCATTAAATCCAGAAGCTTTTGCGTTTAGAAATATTTATACTGGTATTGACAGAAACACATCACTAGATTTTTATTTTAATTACAAAAAAGATATTGAATCTCTTGAAACAAATATTGATCTTACAGCAGGTCATGCTTACCAAGAATTTTATAGACAATCTGGCGGAAGAGACACTGGAGGTAATGGTATTTTCCAAGATCGTTTTGCTAACGTAAATAGAAATACCTTAGAATCCTACTTTGCAAGAGCTAGTTTCGATATTAAAGATAGATATTTGGTTTCTCTTACCTATAGACGCGATGGTTCTTCAAGATTTAGTGAAGATAATCGATGGAGTGGTTTTGCGGGAGGTTCAATAGGCTGGAAAATTATTAATGAAGATTTTATGCAAGACTCATTCTTCTCTAATTTAAAATTGAGAGCTGGATATGGTCAACAAGGTCAGCAAGAAATTGGTCTCAACTATGCGTATCTAGGTCTTTATACACCTGGAACTCAAGACGCAGCTGTACAAATTGGAGATCAGTTTTTAACCACTTTACGTCCTGAGGAATTTGATGAGGACCTGAAATGGGAAGAAACAAGTCAATATAACTTGGCATTGGATTTTGGATTTTTCAATAATAGATTAACCGGTACCATTGATGGCTATTACAAAGATACAGAAGACTTATTGGCAACTGTTCCTACTGCTGCAGGTTCTAACCTTTCAGACTTATTATTGACAAATGTTGGTAGTACCAGAAGTAGAGGTTTAGAATTTAGTTTAAATGGTATATTAGTACAATCAGAAAACTTTAATTGGGACGCGGGTTTCAATATCACTTTACAAGAATATGAAATCACCAAGCTTAATTTAAGTGGAGATCCAAACTTCTTTTTACCTCAAGGTGGTATATCTGGCGGTGTTGGTAATAACATTCAACTTTGGAAACCAGGTTTTGATCCTACAACATTCTTTGTATTTAGACAAGTTTATGACACAAACGGAAACCCTATTGAAGGCGCTTACGTAGATGTAAATGGAGACAATCAAATTACAGAAGCAGATAGACAAGCTTATAAAAAAGCTACTCCAGATGTATATGGTGGTTTTACTAATAACTTGAGCTATAAAAATTTTGATTTTAGTTTTACATTTAGATATAGTCTTGGAAATTACATGTATAATAACGTAGCATCAGATAGAGGTAATACAACAACCATTACAAATGCTCCAGGTAATTATTACCCAAATGCGCATGTGAGTGTTTTAGATACTGGATTTCAAAATCAAAATTTATTTTCAGATCTTTATATTGAAAGAGCAGATTTCGTGAAATTGGATAACATCTCTATTGGTTATTTAATTCCGTTTGACAACATAAATTTACGAGCTTCATTTACCGCAACAAATGTATTAACCATCACAAAATATGATGGTATTGATCCAGAAATTAATAACGGTATTGATAATAATTTCTACCCAAGACCTCAAACGTACGTCTTAGGTTTGAACTTTGCGTTTTAA
- a CDS encoding LacI family DNA-binding transcriptional regulator yields the protein MKKKITLKQIAKELDVSISTVSKALRNSIEISEDTRQKVQAFAKLYNYRPNNIALSLKNRKTKTIGIIIPEIVHHFFSKVITGIELVANKRGYNVIVGLSNESFDKEVINMQMLANGSIDGFILSIAKETLQQQDYHHFTETINQGMPIVMFDRVVKEIPCDKVIVDDVKGAKKAVDKLISNGCKNIAIITTKDYVSVGKLRTQGYLEALEDHKINPKASLILKIEDKLMSDDHLDKLEKEVEQLFQSNDGIDGVFAVNELYAVTAIKVARKLGLKIPESLQVVSFSDGVLSKHSTPSLTTVSQHGQEIGEKAADLLINRLEAEEVDYDDETEEVYETVVIETNLIERESTK from the coding sequence ATGAAAAAAAAAATAACACTAAAGCAAATAGCTAAAGAACTTGACGTTTCTATTTCAACAGTTTCTAAAGCGCTTAGAAATAGTATTGAAATAAGTGAAGATACCAGACAAAAAGTACAGGCATTTGCTAAACTTTATAACTATAGGCCTAATAATATAGCTTTGAGTTTAAAGAACAGGAAAACAAAAACTATAGGTATCATAATTCCAGAAATTGTTCATCATTTTTTCTCTAAAGTGATCACAGGTATTGAATTAGTAGCAAACAAGCGAGGTTATAATGTAATCGTGGGATTGTCAAACGAATCTTTTGACAAAGAAGTTATAAATATGCAAATGTTGGCAAATGGTAGTATTGATGGTTTTATCTTATCAATAGCAAAAGAAACCTTGCAGCAGCAGGATTATCATCATTTCACAGAGACTATAAATCAAGGCATGCCAATCGTTATGTTCGATCGTGTTGTTAAAGAGATTCCTTGTGATAAAGTGATTGTAGATGATGTAAAGGGCGCAAAGAAGGCAGTAGATAAATTAATAAGTAACGGTTGCAAGAATATAGCAATTATTACAACAAAAGATTATGTTAGCGTCGGAAAACTTCGAACTCAAGGTTATCTGGAAGCATTAGAAGATCACAAAATAAACCCAAAGGCATCTCTTATCTTGAAAATTGAAGACAAACTAATGTCTGATGATCATTTAGATAAGTTAGAAAAAGAAGTAGAACAATTATTTCAATCTAACGATGGGATTGATGGGGTTTTCGCAGTTAATGAGCTTTACGCTGTGACCGCAATTAAAGTTGCCAGAAAATTAGGCTTAAAAATACCAGAATCGCTACAGGTTGTTAGTTTTAGTGATGGCGTGCTTTCAAAACACTCTACGCCAAGTTTGACTACCGTTAGTCAACATGGTCAGGAAATAGGAGAAAAGGCTGCCGATTTGTTAATTAATAGATTAGAAGCGGAGGAAGTTGATTATGACGATGAAACCGAAGAAGTCTACGAAACCGTCGTCATAGAAACGAATCTTATCGAAAGAGAATCTACCAAATAA
- a CDS encoding MFS transporter, which translates to MKKRMLGFWEIWNMSFGFLGIQMGFALQNANASRILQIFGADVHELSWFWLIAPFMGLIVQPIIGHYSDNTWTRFGRRKPFFLLGAVLASIGMVLIPQADFMIAILPALWVGAGMLMIMDASFNIAMEPFRALVADNLADEQTTKGFSIQTALIGIGAVIGSWLPWVLTNWFGVAKISAEGTVPDNLLWSFIIGAIVLVGSILVTIFTTKEYSPEELAKFDDEAAHLEAIKVEGEQPKAKLTDIFEDFRKMPETMRQLSWVQFFSWFALFGMWVFAVPAIAQHIYGLPHEDSSSEMYQEAGNWVGILFGIYNGISAIFAFLLPIIAKKISRKKTHAYSLFAGGIGLILIYFMPNPNWLILPMIFIGIAWASILSMPYAMLAGTISPKKMGVYMGIFNFFIVIPQIINGIIGGPLVKYAYDNQAIFAIIVSGISFIIAGLLSFKIKDKLDFKNND; encoded by the coding sequence ATGAAAAAGCGCATGCTTGGTTTTTGGGAAATTTGGAACATGAGTTTCGGTTTCTTAGGGATTCAAATGGGTTTCGCCCTACAAAATGCTAACGCAAGTAGAATTTTACAAATTTTTGGAGCCGATGTTCATGAACTTTCATGGTTCTGGTTAATTGCTCCATTCATGGGATTAATTGTACAACCTATAATTGGTCATTATAGTGATAACACATGGACTCGTTTTGGGAGAAGAAAGCCATTCTTTCTATTAGGTGCTGTTCTGGCATCTATAGGAATGGTACTCATACCTCAAGCAGATTTTATGATCGCTATATTGCCAGCGCTTTGGGTTGGTGCAGGTATGTTAATGATAATGGATGCTTCATTTAACATTGCTATGGAGCCATTTAGAGCTCTCGTTGCAGATAATCTTGCAGACGAACAAACCACAAAAGGATTTAGTATTCAAACAGCTCTAATAGGGATTGGAGCAGTGATTGGATCATGGTTGCCATGGGTTTTAACGAATTGGTTTGGGGTTGCTAAGATTTCTGCGGAAGGTACAGTGCCAGATAATTTGTTATGGTCTTTTATTATTGGGGCAATAGTATTAGTTGGTTCAATTTTAGTAACCATTTTTACAACAAAAGAATACTCTCCGGAAGAATTAGCAAAATTTGATGATGAAGCAGCACATCTAGAAGCGATCAAAGTAGAAGGTGAACAACCTAAAGCAAAACTCACAGATATTTTTGAAGATTTTAGAAAAATGCCAGAAACCATGAGGCAATTGAGCTGGGTACAGTTCTTTTCTTGGTTTGCGCTTTTTGGTATGTGGGTTTTTGCAGTTCCAGCAATTGCTCAGCATATTTATGGACTTCCTCACGAAGATTCAAGTAGCGAAATGTATCAAGAAGCAGGTAATTGGGTAGGGATACTTTTCGGTATATATAATGGTATTTCAGCAATATTCGCGTTTTTACTACCTATAATTGCTAAAAAAATTAGCAGAAAAAAAACACATGCCTATTCATTATTTGCAGGAGGAATTGGTTTAATTTTAATTTATTTCATGCCAAATCCAAATTGGTTAATTCTGCCAATGATATTTATTGGAATTGCTTGGGCAAGTATATTATCTATGCCATATGCAATGCTCGCAGGAACAATATCTCCAAAAAAAATGGGGGTTTATATGGGAATTTTTAATTTCTTTATTGTTATTCCACAAATTATCAACGGAATAATTGGCGGTCCATTGGTGAAGTATGCTTACGATAACCAAGCCATTTTTGCCATAATAGTAAGCGGGATAAGTTTTATTATAGCAGGGCTTTTATCATTTAAAATAAAAGACAAATTAGATTTTAAAAACAATGACTAA